In Brevibacillus brevis, a genomic segment contains:
- the istA gene encoding IS21 family transposase has protein sequence MLKVPQQQYIRFLREVEGCSIQEIAERVQVNWRTAKKYADRDDWNEPVCKRKGRHPVLGPYLEIIDTWLEDDERLPRKQRHTAVRMFQRLRDEYGFPGGQRTVSEYVSKRKKAMAAERAEHFERLEHPGGEAQADFGTVYVVKSGELVERKVLTLSFPYSNAAFVFPVPKENTECFLEALGRLFQQMGGVPRKIWFDNLSAAVVSIQQGGKRECTEAFRRFCAHYRFEPLFCNPYSGHEKGHVENKVGYGRRNWCVPPPVIDTPEQLETYLAEAARADMQRPHYVKKQTIAELWEQEKCKLLTLPTTPLEIFRLETCHLNKYAELSFDAALFPLPQCRAMQPVLVKVKWDVLEVLTADGTYTPIVTLPRPYTEKVISVDWKAVLKRYEKRPRAVMYSSFTNMMPQALQTFLTVEDMNARKARIRLLHRLLDTYTLEEIGQVLGELSHQQEHLAVALEHALYAIKHPVFRPEPFSESHTPPALHGQIPMLDEYDRILGVRVE, from the coding sequence ATGTTGAAAGTGCCACAACAACAGTATATCCGATTTTTGCGAGAAGTCGAAGGGTGTTCGATTCAGGAAATTGCGGAACGTGTCCAGGTGAATTGGCGAACCGCCAAGAAATATGCGGATCGCGACGATTGGAATGAACCGGTATGCAAGCGAAAAGGCCGCCATCCGGTGTTGGGACCGTACTTAGAGATTATTGACACATGGCTGGAGGATGATGAGCGTCTTCCACGCAAGCAACGCCATACAGCCGTCCGCATGTTTCAGCGGTTACGGGATGAGTACGGCTTCCCTGGCGGGCAGCGAACGGTATCCGAATATGTCTCCAAACGGAAGAAAGCCATGGCAGCCGAACGAGCCGAACATTTTGAGCGTTTGGAGCATCCAGGTGGAGAAGCTCAGGCTGACTTCGGGACGGTGTACGTGGTCAAGTCGGGAGAACTGGTGGAGCGGAAAGTATTGACCCTGTCGTTTCCGTACAGCAATGCCGCCTTTGTGTTCCCGGTTCCGAAAGAAAACACGGAATGCTTTCTGGAGGCCTTAGGGCGGCTATTTCAGCAAATGGGAGGGGTTCCTCGCAAGATTTGGTTTGACAACTTGTCCGCTGCTGTTGTGTCCATCCAGCAAGGCGGAAAACGAGAGTGTACGGAAGCGTTTCGGCGTTTCTGCGCCCATTACCGCTTTGAGCCCCTGTTTTGCAATCCATACAGCGGCCATGAGAAAGGCCATGTGGAAAACAAAGTGGGGTATGGACGCCGGAACTGGTGTGTTCCGCCACCGGTTATCGATACGCCGGAACAACTGGAGACGTATTTGGCGGAAGCTGCCCGTGCGGATATGCAGCGCCCTCACTATGTGAAAAAGCAAACCATTGCCGAGTTGTGGGAGCAAGAAAAATGCAAGCTGCTGACGCTGCCGACGACACCGCTGGAGATTTTCCGGCTGGAGACGTGCCACCTGAACAAATACGCTGAGCTGTCGTTTGACGCGGCTCTCTTCCCGTTGCCGCAGTGTCGGGCCATGCAGCCGGTTTTGGTGAAAGTCAAGTGGGATGTGCTGGAGGTGTTAACGGCAGACGGGACATATACCCCGATTGTGACATTGCCTCGTCCCTATACGGAGAAAGTCATTTCAGTAGATTGGAAGGCGGTATTGAAGAGATATGAAAAACGCCCGCGGGCGGTGATGTATTCTTCCTTTACCAACATGATGCCTCAGGCGCTCCAAACGTTTTTGACGGTGGAAGACATGAATGCACGAAAAGCACGAATTCGCCTGCTCCATCGATTGCTCGACACCTATACGTTGGAGGAAATCGGGCAAGTACTGGGAGAATTGTCGCATCAGCAAGAGCATCTGGCTGTTGCCTTGGAGCATGCCCTTTACGCGATAAAACACCCTGTTTTCCGCCCGGAACCGTTTTCAGAGTCGCATACACCCCCTGCCCTTCACGGGCAGATACCCATGCTGGATGAGTACGACCGGATCCTGGGGGTGAGGGTGGAATGA
- a CDS encoding acyl-CoA synthetase — protein MIESRRVRRNTLGDILRRSRGRFPDKPALRFEEEVLTYSQLDRIVNQAANALISSGIQKGERAAVLSRNSMDFAILNFALAKAGIIMVPINFMLNADDVAFILGHSEVSAVFASPEFHQVAQIAIKQAGVAPRLLSLISKPAVREGEWLPFRSWLEGADESEPEVELDDEDVVHILYTSGTESKPKGVMLTHKSVISEYVSTIVEGDMSGDDVAIHALPLFHSAQLHCFLGPYIYLGGSGIILEQATPALMLETVETYRATQLFCPPTVWIALLRSPDFASRNLGSLKKCYYGAAIMPVEVLKELSQRLPGAQFYNFYGQTEVAPLATVLKPAEQIRKAGSAGKPALNVETKIVDDDGNEVPRGSIGEIVHRTSHAMVGYFRDPEKTQAAFFGGWFHSGDLGIMDEEGFITVVDRKKDMIKSGGENVASREVEEMIYQHPKVSEVAVIGIPHPYWIEAVTAVVVPKAGEALTEEEMLAFCKDRLAPFKAPKFVVIADNLPRNPSGKILKRELRLRYDALAQP, from the coding sequence ATGATCGAGTCCAGAAGGGTAAGGAGAAATACGCTAGGCGATATTTTGAGGCGGAGTCGCGGACGTTTTCCTGACAAACCGGCCTTGCGGTTCGAAGAAGAGGTTCTTACATACAGTCAGCTTGACCGGATCGTCAATCAAGCTGCCAACGCTTTGATCAGCAGCGGGATCCAAAAAGGAGAAAGGGCAGCTGTCCTGTCCCGCAATTCCATGGACTTCGCGATTCTCAACTTCGCGCTGGCAAAAGCGGGCATCATCATGGTGCCAATCAACTTCATGCTGAATGCTGATGATGTGGCGTTCATTCTCGGGCATTCGGAAGTGAGCGCGGTGTTTGCTTCGCCGGAGTTCCATCAGGTTGCACAGATAGCAATCAAGCAGGCGGGTGTGGCACCGCGCTTGCTGTCTTTAATCTCCAAGCCGGCTGTTCGGGAGGGGGAGTGGCTGCCGTTTCGTTCATGGCTCGAGGGAGCAGACGAGAGCGAGCCGGAAGTAGAACTCGATGATGAAGATGTCGTACATATACTCTATACGAGCGGCACAGAGTCAAAACCAAAGGGGGTCATGCTCACGCACAAAAGCGTCATCTCCGAGTATGTCAGCACGATCGTGGAAGGGGACATGAGCGGTGACGACGTGGCGATTCATGCGCTCCCGTTGTTTCACAGTGCACAGCTCCACTGCTTCTTGGGCCCTTACATTTACCTGGGTGGAAGCGGTATCATTCTCGAACAAGCGACTCCGGCGCTCATGCTGGAGACAGTCGAGACATACCGCGCGACACAGCTTTTTTGCCCACCGACTGTCTGGATCGCGCTTTTGCGATCGCCGGATTTTGCTTCGCGCAATCTCGGTTCGCTGAAAAAATGCTACTACGGCGCTGCCATCATGCCTGTAGAGGTGCTGAAAGAACTGAGCCAACGGTTGCCTGGCGCACAGTTTTACAATTTTTACGGACAGACGGAAGTTGCCCCGCTGGCTACGGTGCTCAAGCCCGCAGAACAGATCCGCAAGGCGGGATCGGCGGGCAAGCCGGCCTTAAATGTGGAAACGAAGATCGTGGACGACGACGGGAACGAGGTGCCGCGTGGAAGCATAGGGGAGATCGTACACCGGACCAGCCATGCCATGGTCGGCTATTTCCGCGATCCCGAAAAGACTCAGGCAGCCTTTTTCGGCGGATGGTTCCACAGCGGTGACTTGGGGATCATGGACGAGGAAGGATTCATCACAGTGGTCGATCGGAAAAAGGACATGATCAAATCAGGCGGAGAAAATGTGGCAAGCCGGGAAGTCGAGGAGATGATTTACCAGCATCCGAAAGTATCCGAGGTGGCCGTCATCGGGATCCCGCATCCGTACTGGATTGAAGCCGTGACAGCAGTGGTGGTGCCGAAAGCCGGCGAAGCGTTGACAGAGGAAGAAATGCTCGCTTTCTGCAAAGACCGTCTCGCTCCGTTTAAAGCTCCGAAATTTGTCGTGATCGCTGACAACCTCCCGCGCAATCCAAGCGGAAAGATCTTGAAAAGGGAGCTGCGTCTTCGCTACGATGCGCTGGCACAGCCATGA
- a CDS encoding exo-beta-N-acetylmuramidase NamZ domain-containing protein, whose product MKRIIPFLILALILCMVPPGGSSANTAAIQLGSDVLFDQFHSWIEGKKVGLLTNQTGGNSRGVSTIDLLRRDRQVTLVSLITPENGLDGKAGVAQPAGSYVHPVYGIPVYGLSEANRVPAAELYAGMDVLLVDLQDTGFRMNPYITALRDCMEAAKKQGKPVIVLDRPNPLGGKIVDGPLLEPPYLSYIGADTLPMAHGLTIGELALFFNREIGVDLTVIPMKGYTRSMLYPETGLPWVQSAPELPTLHTVVSYLATGIGEGTELQQRDDYAWVGLEGLDAVRFADLLNSSLLPGVVFLPEMKGTAGGVRLQINDPRVFNPAKTGMYVLAYAHQLSHFPVPKSVDGQITLFDKRMGTHAIGQSLEQEKSPQEIEASYAPQLARFAELRKSFFIYGEEPYQPVLPIHSKPAGGQDQQPAGAQQGGTKPGATGQPATSPALPKPGTGQQPATQPTAKPGGTTQQPSTKPTAKPGATGQKPATPTPKPGTSGGTTQQPTVKPPAPSKPATDKVAYLTFDDGPSVVTPQVLDTLKKYGIKATFFIVGRSVPGHEAILKRAYAEGHTIGGHTYSHDYKIVYKSKEAFFADLEKGNQLIEKAIGVKPVVFRYPGGSTNTVSHKYQDPKLYNLEHPVMSAIKAEANERGYIFIDWNVTNGDARSNRYTAQGALANIKQQVKNQKEIVILMHDSSTKSPTAQALPEVISFLKAKGYRFEAIKPDHPTVSTVK is encoded by the coding sequence ATGAAAAGAATCATTCCTTTCCTCATCCTCGCACTCATCTTATGTATGGTCCCACCGGGCGGTAGCTCAGCCAACACGGCTGCCATTCAATTGGGAAGCGATGTACTGTTCGATCAATTTCATTCGTGGATCGAGGGCAAGAAAGTGGGGCTCCTCACCAATCAGACGGGGGGAAACAGCCGGGGCGTAAGCACGATCGACCTGTTGCGTCGCGATCGCCAGGTGACCCTGGTCTCCTTGATCACCCCGGAAAACGGGTTGGATGGCAAGGCGGGCGTAGCGCAGCCAGCCGGTTCCTACGTACATCCGGTGTATGGCATCCCCGTGTACGGCCTGAGTGAAGCAAATCGGGTGCCCGCAGCGGAACTGTATGCAGGGATGGATGTGCTTCTCGTCGACCTGCAAGATACCGGTTTTCGCATGAATCCGTACATAACGGCTTTGCGCGACTGCATGGAAGCAGCCAAGAAACAAGGGAAGCCCGTCATCGTCCTCGATCGCCCCAACCCCCTTGGCGGAAAGATCGTCGATGGACCTCTTCTCGAGCCGCCGTACCTCTCCTATATCGGGGCGGATACCTTGCCAATGGCCCACGGCTTGACGATCGGCGAGCTCGCCCTGTTCTTCAACCGGGAGATCGGAGTGGACCTGACCGTCATTCCCATGAAAGGGTATACGCGCAGCATGCTCTATCCGGAAACGGGGCTCCCGTGGGTGCAAAGCGCTCCCGAGCTCCCTACGCTGCACACTGTCGTGAGCTATTTGGCCACAGGCATCGGAGAAGGAACGGAGCTGCAGCAGCGAGACGACTATGCGTGGGTAGGCCTAGAGGGACTGGATGCTGTCCGTTTTGCGGACCTGCTTAATTCCAGCCTGCTGCCCGGGGTCGTTTTCTTGCCGGAGATGAAAGGGACGGCAGGCGGGGTTCGCTTGCAAATCAACGACCCGCGTGTTTTCAACCCGGCCAAGACGGGTATGTATGTGCTCGCATACGCCCACCAGCTCAGCCATTTCCCCGTGCCCAAAAGCGTGGATGGACAGATCACCCTGTTTGACAAGCGCATGGGCACCCATGCTATCGGGCAAAGTCTTGAACAAGAGAAAAGCCCGCAGGAAATCGAGGCGTCCTACGCTCCGCAGCTGGCTCGTTTTGCCGAACTGCGAAAATCATTTTTCATTTACGGTGAGGAGCCCTACCAGCCCGTTCTACCGATTCACAGCAAGCCGGCCGGCGGGCAAGATCAGCAGCCAGCTGGCGCCCAGCAGGGAGGAACCAAGCCAGGCGCAACCGGGCAGCCTGCCACGTCCCCTGCTTTACCCAAGCCAGGAACAGGACAGCAGCCAGCTACTCAACCAACCGCCAAGCCAGGCGGGACGACACAGCAGCCTTCAACAAAACCGACTGCCAAGCCAGGCGCCACTGGGCAGAAGCCAGCTACGCCGACGCCAAAGCCTGGAACATCAGGCGGGACAACACAGCAGCCGACCGTCAAGCCGCCGGCGCCTTCCAAGCCCGCAACAGACAAAGTCGCCTATCTGACATTTGACGACGGCCCTTCCGTAGTCACGCCGCAAGTGCTCGATACATTGAAAAAGTATGGAATCAAGGCAACGTTCTTCATTGTCGGCCGCAGCGTGCCGGGACATGAGGCCATCCTCAAGCGAGCGTATGCGGAAGGCCACACGATTGGCGGCCATACGTACTCGCACGACTACAAAATTGTGTACAAGAGCAAGGAAGCATTCTTCGCAGACCTGGAAAAAGGCAACCAGCTGATTGAAAAGGCAATCGGGGTCAAGCCTGTCGTGTTCCGCTATCCTGGCGGCAGCACGAACACCGTCAGCCACAAATACCAGGATCCAAAGCTGTACAATCTGGAGCATCCCGTCATGAGCGCGATCAAGGCGGAGGCGAATGAACGCGGGTACATCTTTATCGACTGGAACGTGACCAACGGCGATGCCCGAAGCAACCGTTACACTGCGCAGGGCGCGCTCGCCAACATCAAGCAGCAGGTGAAAAACCAGAAGGAAATCGTCATCCTGATGCACGACTCCAGCACGAAGTCACCGACAGCCCAAGCGCTCCCGGAGGTCATTTCGTTCTTGAAGGCGAAGGGATACCGCTTTGAAGCGATCAAACCGGATCATCCGACCGTTTCCACAGTGAAATAA
- a CDS encoding copper amine oxidase N-terminal domain-containing protein: MLKKLASFVLAVALVPVAAFSASAASAPATIKVEYNQKAIAFPDQKPVIRDSRTLVPIRPIAESLGFDVDWNEQTRTVTINKGTNNVRLVVTQKIAKKNGQTINLDVPAQIINQRTMVPVRFIAEALSYGVNWDQATQTVKISDGQSVTQPSATTEQPKGNATQTQNNGNTTTLIDRDSIKGKTFTIATIGLYRVSGKVEPGSDVAVTLEDNTFEVDVNADGTFEFNKDTYDGIRTFTLKAEKDGKVDTFEGEFISNS, translated from the coding sequence ATGCTAAAAAAATTGGCCTCGTTTGTGCTCGCGGTCGCGCTTGTACCCGTAGCGGCTTTTTCTGCTTCCGCCGCTTCCGCCCCGGCTACTATTAAGGTCGAATACAATCAAAAGGCGATTGCATTCCCGGATCAAAAACCAGTAATCCGTGACAGCCGTACTCTGGTGCCTATCCGTCCGATCGCGGAAAGCCTTGGTTTTGATGTCGATTGGAACGAACAAACACGAACGGTGACGATCAACAAAGGAACGAACAATGTCCGTCTTGTCGTCACGCAAAAAATCGCCAAGAAAAATGGACAAACCATCAATCTGGACGTTCCTGCGCAAATCATCAACCAACGCACGATGGTGCCCGTTCGTTTCATCGCAGAAGCGTTGAGCTACGGCGTAAACTGGGACCAAGCCACGCAAACCGTTAAAATTTCGGACGGGCAGTCGGTTACCCAGCCTTCCGCCACAACGGAGCAGCCGAAGGGCAATGCCACGCAAACCCAAAACAATGGGAACACGACCACATTAATCGACCGGGATTCGATTAAAGGCAAGACATTCACCATCGCCACAATTGGTCTTTATCGGGTGAGTGGTAAGGTAGAACCTGGCAGCGACGTTGCCGTTACACTCGAAGACAACACCTTCGAAGTCGACGTGAACGCAGACGGGACTTTCGAGTTCAACAAAGACACGTATGACGGCATCCGCACATTTACGCTGAAAGCGGAAAAAGACGGCAAGGTAGATACATTCGAAGGCGAGTTTATAAGTAATTCGTAA
- a CDS encoding YhcN/YlaJ family sporulation lipoprotein, which translates to MKRIQAGVFATMMLAGLFAGCSPNKEQGSEDLHGNQAKYESYGINYRNDNAGMDKGPAAMISQKMVHQREPHLVSRLERHAENIPGVVDIKVLAYKDTLLVGVLPTHTPKPDEVNPTPSIPHTPGKIVRVDNGHTDSLQKRVVDRMRVRLQTESRYNLMYVSTNRAVYDRVADLHERILRGEPVSEEEFQVLINDIGYTNKGYNLVD; encoded by the coding sequence TTGAAACGAATTCAAGCAGGGGTATTCGCTACGATGATGCTCGCAGGCCTGTTTGCAGGCTGTTCACCAAACAAAGAGCAAGGCTCCGAGGATTTGCACGGCAACCAGGCCAAATACGAGTCATATGGTATCAACTACCGCAATGACAACGCGGGGATGGACAAGGGGCCTGCGGCGATGATCAGCCAGAAAATGGTCCATCAGCGCGAGCCGCATCTGGTGTCCCGTCTGGAGAGACATGCGGAGAACATCCCTGGCGTTGTCGATATCAAAGTGCTTGCCTACAAAGACACGCTGCTGGTCGGGGTACTGCCTACGCATACGCCAAAGCCGGATGAAGTCAATCCAACCCCATCCATTCCCCATACGCCTGGAAAAATTGTCCGGGTCGACAATGGCCATACGGACTCGCTCCAGAAGCGCGTTGTGGACCGGATGAGAGTCCGGCTGCAAACGGAATCGCGCTACAACCTGATGTATGTTTCCACCAACCGGGCTGTTTACGACCGTGTCGCGGATCTGCACGAACGGATCTTGCGCGGTGAGCCGGTAAGCGAAGAGGAGTTCCAGGTATTGATCAACGACATCGGTTATACGAACAAAGGCTACAATCTGGTCGACTAA
- a CDS encoding BTAD domain-containing putative transcriptional regulator has protein sequence MKTPQVSITKITPPRPKPYVLRRPALAKKLRFLHHVPLCLVHAAIGYGKTMAVATHVDDAKLQVSWYFLTEEDGQLSVFLYGLVESLRQAYPDFGQTIAGRIESANGEELEPLGMAELFVREWLALQPHQDHLLVLDDYHHIVGDSRVDQFVRKLAGQLPHHLKLIVLSRSRPAWPELEMWRARGECLDIATDDLTFSREESEAFYQDEYDVSLTEEEWNRVEQVSRGWVLALRFFGEKMAGGATVSDSLRDVSRLLHLLEAEVWVRLSERLRTFLMKGAVLERFTLEDCRQVLGEEGAAFLKQAYESDLFLLVDSGGSYSFHPLFHRLLASKLTTESALYLQVNEAAAAWYWKKGDEEKAFEHLHFAEKWEELGEWLCQAGQQLLTDGKLDVLYRWITLLPDAIKEKKHWLWFYQAEVERYRCHYFKAFSSYQHFLERCEQAHDLIGQCCGLEGMARVHLDSVQGVRAETLLKQAIELLPPAEQGQEMAPRLYRLLAEIYTNRGDAKQAAEWYRRSQELEQMTEVELESRLLFRTGRLQSSIQLLENKSLAERTKHPKLTRSYRETSLLLSFVYALNGEWERGWQAAETAIELGRAAGSPFVEANGYVRLAHAALIGQQLPADEIRLLYEKGLRMMEELQSTRGKSETLLGLTLLHGREKALDLALHYGEWGKQETEAMRDDWLNSLVRMAIGVAYAAYGKEREAQEVFQDCAERLSRCGDSYGVVTCQLWLSFLAYRSKQWDLFVPAMTQALSLMQSGEYHFLLRRPTLLTPRDVQQLMPVLIEAERRHVYPDYVSQLLTDLGLQNVTFHPGYTLRIQTFGQFRVWLGERELSEKAWQRGTAKLLFQLLLTKRQHLLTREEIMTRLWADSDEESAVRDFKVALNALNKALEPDRAARAETFFIQRHGSSYGFNLASGYHIDAEEFERLVTLGMAEEEPTQAAILLEKGLGYYQGEYLPECRYDDWCVEERERLQVLFLRGAERLAKLRLEENRLEGAIRWCEAMLRVDDCWEEAYRLLMTAYYRLNNRAQAIRWYEKCVAKLHEQLGVAPMPATQETYQKIMMP, from the coding sequence ATGAAGACACCGCAGGTTTCGATCACCAAAATTACGCCGCCCAGACCGAAGCCCTACGTCCTGAGACGCCCGGCACTGGCCAAAAAGCTTCGATTTCTCCATCACGTGCCACTCTGTCTGGTCCATGCTGCAATCGGCTACGGGAAGACGATGGCCGTGGCCACGCATGTGGATGATGCAAAGCTCCAGGTATCGTGGTACTTCCTGACGGAGGAGGATGGGCAGCTCTCCGTCTTTTTGTACGGCTTGGTGGAAAGTTTGCGGCAAGCGTATCCCGATTTTGGGCAGACGATCGCAGGCCGGATCGAGTCAGCGAACGGCGAGGAACTGGAACCGCTCGGCATGGCAGAGCTGTTTGTACGGGAGTGGCTTGCCCTACAGCCCCACCAAGATCATCTGCTCGTCCTGGACGACTATCATCACATCGTGGGGGACAGCCGCGTCGATCAGTTCGTCCGAAAGCTGGCTGGGCAATTGCCCCATCATCTCAAGCTGATCGTGCTGTCCCGCTCCCGCCCGGCTTGGCCCGAACTGGAAATGTGGAGGGCGCGGGGAGAGTGCCTCGATATTGCAACCGATGATTTGACGTTTTCCCGCGAGGAGAGCGAGGCCTTTTATCAGGACGAATACGATGTCTCGCTCACAGAGGAAGAGTGGAATCGCGTAGAGCAGGTTTCTCGCGGCTGGGTGTTGGCATTGCGGTTTTTCGGCGAGAAAATGGCTGGCGGCGCTACTGTATCCGACAGTCTTCGCGATGTATCCCGGCTTCTGCATTTGCTGGAGGCCGAAGTGTGGGTCCGATTGAGTGAGCGGCTCCGGACATTTTTGATGAAGGGGGCGGTGCTCGAACGGTTCACACTGGAGGACTGCCGCCAGGTCCTTGGAGAAGAAGGAGCGGCTTTCCTGAAACAGGCCTATGAAAGCGATCTGTTTCTCTTGGTCGATTCCGGCGGGAGCTATTCGTTCCATCCTTTGTTCCATCGGTTGCTCGCAAGCAAGCTGACGACGGAAAGCGCTCTATACCTGCAAGTGAATGAAGCTGCAGCTGCCTGGTACTGGAAAAAAGGGGACGAAGAGAAGGCGTTTGAGCATCTTCATTTTGCCGAGAAGTGGGAGGAGCTGGGGGAATGGCTCTGCCAAGCGGGGCAGCAATTGCTGACGGACGGCAAGCTCGACGTCTTGTACCGCTGGATCACGCTCTTGCCTGACGCGATCAAGGAAAAGAAGCACTGGCTGTGGTTTTACCAGGCCGAGGTCGAGCGGTATCGCTGCCATTACTTCAAGGCGTTCAGCTCCTATCAGCACTTTTTGGAACGGTGCGAGCAAGCACACGACCTGATCGGTCAATGCTGCGGCCTGGAAGGAATGGCGCGAGTTCACCTCGACAGTGTCCAAGGGGTGCGGGCCGAGACCTTGCTGAAGCAGGCGATTGAGCTGCTCCCTCCGGCTGAGCAAGGACAGGAGATGGCCCCACGGCTATACCGGCTGCTCGCGGAGATTTACACCAATCGAGGGGATGCCAAGCAGGCCGCCGAATGGTACAGGCGCAGCCAGGAGCTCGAGCAGATGACCGAGGTGGAGCTGGAGTCCCGGCTGTTGTTCCGGACGGGACGCCTGCAATCCTCGATCCAGCTGTTGGAAAACAAGTCGCTTGCGGAGCGAACCAAGCATCCGAAATTGACGAGGTCGTACCGGGAAACGTCGCTTCTGCTGTCGTTCGTGTACGCACTGAACGGGGAGTGGGAGCGCGGCTGGCAAGCGGCCGAAACAGCGATCGAGCTGGGGCGGGCAGCCGGTTCTCCTTTTGTGGAAGCGAACGGCTATGTCCGGCTTGCTCACGCCGCTCTGATCGGTCAGCAGCTTCCCGCGGATGAAATTCGCCTCTTGTACGAAAAAGGGCTGCGCATGATGGAAGAGCTCCAGTCAACGCGAGGGAAATCGGAGACACTGCTGGGTCTGACGCTGCTGCACGGCAGGGAAAAGGCTTTGGATTTGGCGCTTCACTACGGGGAGTGGGGAAAGCAGGAGACGGAAGCGATGCGCGATGACTGGCTCAACAGCCTCGTGCGCATGGCCATCGGCGTAGCCTATGCCGCCTACGGAAAAGAAAGGGAGGCACAAGAGGTGTTTCAGGATTGCGCGGAGCGGCTCAGCCGCTGCGGAGACAGCTATGGCGTAGTGACCTGCCAGCTGTGGCTCAGTTTTTTGGCGTACCGAAGCAAGCAGTGGGACCTGTTTGTTCCCGCCATGACGCAGGCTCTTTCGCTCATGCAGTCGGGCGAGTACCACTTCCTGCTGCGCCGCCCGACACTTCTGACGCCCCGCGATGTCCAGCAGCTGATGCCTGTACTGATCGAGGCGGAGCGAAGGCACGTCTATCCGGACTATGTGTCACAGCTCTTGACGGACTTGGGACTGCAAAATGTCACGTTTCATCCCGGTTATACGTTGCGTATCCAGACGTTCGGGCAATTCCGTGTCTGGCTGGGAGAGCGCGAGCTGAGCGAAAAGGCATGGCAGCGAGGAACGGCCAAGCTGCTTTTCCAGTTGCTGTTGACCAAACGGCAGCATTTGCTGACGCGCGAGGAAATCATGACGCGCCTGTGGGCAGACAGTGATGAAGAGTCGGCGGTTCGCGACTTCAAAGTAGCGCTGAACGCGTTGAACAAGGCGCTGGAACCCGATCGGGCGGCGAGGGCCGAAACGTTTTTCATCCAAAGGCACGGCAGCTCGTACGGCTTTAATCTGGCATCCGGGTACCATATCGATGCAGAAGAATTCGAACGGCTGGTCACGCTCGGGATGGCGGAGGAAGAACCGACACAGGCGGCAATACTGCTGGAAAAAGGGCTTGGCTACTACCAGGGCGAATACTTGCCGGAATGTCGCTACGACGATTGGTGCGTGGAAGAGCGCGAACGGCTGCAGGTGTTGTTCCTGCGGGGAGCGGAGCGGTTGGCCAAGCTCAGGCTCGAGGAGAATCGGCTGGAGGGAGCTATCCGCTGGTGCGAGGCGATGCTCCGGGTGGACGACTGCTGGGAAGAAGCGTACCGGCTGTTGATGACCGCTTACTACCGGCTCAACAACCGGGCTCAAGCGATCCGCTGGTACGAAAAGTGTGTGGCCAAGCTGCACGAACAGCTGGGGGTAGCCCCGATGCCGGCCACGCAGGAGACCTATCAAAAAATCATGATGCCATGA
- a CDS encoding TetR/AcrR family transcriptional regulator, with the protein MSASKKDQIAQGALTAFSQYGFSETSMDTIAEVAQVAKGTLYYHFSTKEELFLYVIEKGVKMLIYHVDSVMQKDELSLEDRMMSVLDEHLRFFSENQELCFLLLSFFTGDEQRDQMVGKLLTDYFTTMENYMTDLQQQGYIRADAEIRTLASALFGMIGFTVLRKQFRKEPLQSEAGRQTLRHMLAGILQKDCK; encoded by the coding sequence ATGTCAGCTTCAAAAAAGGATCAGATTGCGCAGGGAGCGTTGACCGCTTTTTCCCAATACGGATTCAGCGAAACTTCGATGGATACGATTGCGGAAGTGGCACAGGTGGCCAAGGGCACGCTTTACTATCATTTTTCCACGAAAGAAGAGCTGTTTTTGTACGTGATTGAAAAAGGCGTGAAGATGCTGATTTACCATGTGGACAGCGTCATGCAGAAGGACGAATTGTCCTTGGAGGACCGCATGATGAGTGTGTTGGATGAGCATCTTCGCTTCTTTTCCGAGAACCAGGAGCTCTGCTTCCTGCTGCTGAGCTTTTTCACCGGTGACGAACAGCGGGACCAGATGGTCGGCAAGCTGCTGACCGATTACTTTACGACGATGGAAAACTACATGACCGATTTGCAGCAGCAGGGCTACATCCGCGCTGATGCCGAAATTCGAACGCTTGCTTCGGCCCTGTTCGGCATGATCGGATTTACCGTGCTGCGCAAGCAATTCCGCAAAGAGCCGCTGCAAAGCGAGGCGGGAAGACAGACGCTTCGCCACATGCTGGCGGGTATTTTGCAAAAGGACTGCAAGTAA